Proteins encoded together in one Microbacterium sp. ABRD28 window:
- a CDS encoding IclR family transcriptional regulator C-terminal domain-containing protein — MSADPEPSSEFVQSLARGLGVIRAFDAEHPSLSLSDVARRTDLTRAAARRFLHTLQTLGYVRSDGRAFALTPKVLELGFSYLSALSLPEVVQPHLEALSREVDESVSAAVLAGAEVVYVARVPTRRIMSVRITIGTRFPAYATSMGRVLLAALPDAAAADILALLPPEHLTERTLVDPEALAAELARVRTQGWSLVDGELEPGLRSVAAPIRDRTGTVVAAVNISTSATRDTVDRVRETYLPALLATTRAIEADLRLV; from the coding sequence CGAGCGAGTTCGTCCAATCCCTGGCGCGCGGGCTCGGGGTGATCCGCGCGTTCGATGCCGAGCACCCCTCGCTCAGCCTCAGCGACGTCGCGCGGCGCACCGACCTCACCCGCGCGGCAGCGCGGCGGTTCCTGCACACCCTGCAGACCCTCGGCTACGTCCGCAGCGACGGTCGCGCGTTCGCGCTGACGCCGAAGGTGCTCGAGCTCGGCTTCAGCTACCTGTCCGCGCTGTCGCTGCCCGAGGTCGTGCAACCCCACCTGGAGGCGCTTTCGCGCGAGGTCGACGAAAGCGTCTCGGCGGCGGTCCTCGCCGGCGCCGAGGTCGTGTACGTCGCCCGTGTGCCCACGCGTCGCATCATGAGCGTCCGCATCACGATCGGAACGCGGTTCCCCGCCTATGCCACCTCGATGGGGCGGGTGCTGCTGGCCGCCCTGCCGGACGCGGCGGCCGCCGACATCCTCGCCCTCCTCCCTCCCGAGCACCTCACCGAGCGCACCCTCGTCGACCCCGAGGCGCTCGCCGCCGAGCTCGCCCGCGTGCGCACGCAGGGGTGGTCGCTCGTCGACGGCGAGCTCGAGCCCGGCCTCCGCTCGGTCGCCGCGCCGATCCGCGATCGCACGGGCACCGTCGTGGCCGCCGTCAACATCTCCACCAGCGCCACACGCGACACCGTCGACCGGGTGCGCGAGACCTACCTTCCCGCGCTCCTGGCGACGACCCGCGCGATCGAGGCAGACCTGCGGCTGGTGTGA
- a CDS encoding histidine phosphatase family protein gives MSTASTEPRGTMVLVRHGETEWSKSGRHTGLTDIPLTETGVYKSELAGTLLATRRFDRVLTSPLRRAVDTARYAGFPDAEPDERLHEWDYGAYEGLTTPEIIAQLGHPWSIWDDGAPAGETPGESVAQVTARAESLLGDIRPRLERGEHVLMFSHAHFIRALTGTWLGLTASGGRYFWLGTSAVNELGFEHARPVVLQWNHVRGR, from the coding sequence ATGAGCACCGCGAGCACGGAACCCCGGGGAACGATGGTCCTCGTCCGACACGGCGAGACCGAGTGGAGCAAGAGCGGGCGCCACACCGGGCTCACCGACATCCCGCTCACCGAGACCGGCGTCTACAAGTCCGAGCTGGCCGGCACGCTCCTCGCCACCCGTCGCTTCGACCGCGTGCTCACCAGCCCGCTCCGCCGCGCCGTCGATACCGCCCGGTACGCGGGTTTTCCCGACGCCGAGCCCGATGAGCGCCTCCACGAGTGGGACTACGGCGCATACGAGGGGCTCACCACCCCCGAGATCATCGCCCAGCTCGGACACCCCTGGTCGATCTGGGACGACGGCGCGCCTGCCGGCGAGACCCCGGGTGAGAGCGTCGCCCAGGTCACCGCGCGCGCGGAGTCGCTGCTCGGCGACATCCGTCCGCGCCTCGAGCGCGGCGAGCACGTGCTGATGTTCTCCCACGCCCACTTCATCCGCGCCCTGACCGGCACCTGGCTCGGGCTCACCGCGTCGGGCGGCCGCTACTTCTGGCTCGGCACCTCGGCGGTCAATGAGCTCGGCTTCGAGCACGCGCGCCCCGTCGTTCTGCAGTGGAACCACGTGCGCGGGCGGTGA
- the dinB gene encoding DNA polymerase IV, giving the protein MHDTATVLHADLDAFYASVEQRDAPALRGRPVIVGGGVVLAASYEAKARGVRTAMGERQARELCPDAIVVPPRMEAYSAAPKAVFEIFRDTTPLVEGLSIDEAFLEVGGLRRIAGPPADIAARLRERVRAEVGLPISVGVARTKFLAKVASAVSKPDGLLIVEPGEEEAFLLPLPVERLWGVGAKTAEKLHGLGIRTVGQLAELEAATAERLLGRAAGAHLHALARLRDPRPVDTTRRRRSIGSQRALGTRPRTPDELDVILSQIVDRLARRLRDGNRVCRSVVLRLRFGDYTKATRSRTLRFPTDRTSVLIDTARMLLAAALPTITERGITLIGLSLSHLEHADSVQPELPLDFTGGDQIDGALDDVLDRLRDRFGASAVGRATQLGRDPGWSTPILPEHE; this is encoded by the coding sequence ATGCACGACACGGCGACGGTGCTGCACGCCGACCTCGACGCGTTCTACGCCTCGGTCGAGCAGCGCGACGCGCCCGCGCTCCGCGGCCGCCCGGTGATCGTCGGCGGCGGCGTCGTGCTCGCCGCCAGCTACGAGGCCAAGGCCCGCGGGGTGCGGACCGCGATGGGTGAACGCCAGGCGCGGGAGCTCTGCCCCGACGCGATCGTCGTTCCGCCGCGGATGGAGGCGTACTCCGCGGCCCCCAAGGCCGTGTTCGAGATCTTCCGCGACACCACCCCGCTGGTCGAAGGGCTCTCGATCGACGAGGCCTTCCTCGAGGTCGGCGGACTCCGCCGCATCGCCGGTCCTCCCGCCGACATCGCTGCCCGCCTGCGCGAACGCGTCCGCGCCGAGGTCGGCCTCCCGATCTCGGTCGGCGTCGCCCGTACGAAGTTCCTCGCCAAGGTCGCCAGCGCCGTGAGCAAGCCCGATGGCCTCCTCATCGTCGAACCCGGCGAGGAGGAGGCCTTCCTCCTGCCGCTGCCCGTCGAGCGGCTGTGGGGCGTCGGCGCGAAGACCGCTGAGAAGCTGCACGGTCTCGGGATTCGCACCGTCGGACAGCTCGCCGAGCTCGAGGCGGCGACTGCCGAACGCCTCCTCGGGAGGGCAGCGGGCGCGCACCTCCACGCCCTCGCGCGCCTGCGCGACCCGCGACCGGTCGACACCACCCGCCGGCGCCGTTCGATCGGGTCGCAGCGGGCCCTCGGCACCCGCCCCCGCACCCCCGACGAGCTCGATGTCATCCTCAGCCAGATCGTCGATCGGCTGGCCCGGCGGCTCCGCGACGGCAACCGGGTCTGCCGGAGCGTCGTCCTCCGCCTGCGCTTCGGCGACTACACCAAGGCGACGAGATCACGCACGCTGCGGTTCCCCACCGATCGCACGTCGGTGCTCATCGACACGGCACGGATGCTGCTGGCCGCTGCCCTTCCGACGATCACCGAGCGGGGCATCACCCTGATCGGTCTCTCGCTGTCGCATCTCGAGCACGCCGACAGCGTGCAACCCGAGCTCCCCCTCGACTTCACCGGCGGCGATCAGATCGACGGTGCTCTCGACGACGTGCTCGATCGCCTTCGCGATCGCTTCGGGGCCTCTGCGGTCGGCCGCGCCACCCAGCTGGGTCGTGATCCCGGGTGGTCGACGCCGATCCTGCCCGAGCACGAGTAG